In Kushneria marisflavi, the following are encoded in one genomic region:
- a CDS encoding peptide MFS transporter: MATSSERGFFSHPRPLGPLFFTEMWERFSFYGIRPLLVLYMAATLADGGLGIPRDTAAAIVGIFGGMIYLSTLPGGWLADNWLGQRRAVWYGSVLIALGHLSIALSALWGAPMFYIGLILLVLGSGIFKTCISVMVGTLYEEGDARRDGGFSIFYMGINLGAVIAPLITGLAMESGGWHWGFGAGGLGMLIALIIFRLTAIPTMKRFDREHGRESNWDAPVNQRRHVGIGVAACLLLVALITALGLTGVITFNPVAIATTMSYVVGLCVLGWFIYLMFFSGLNRHEQARVIVCLILFMAAALFWASFEQQPTSYNLFASDYTDRQVLGFDIPVLWFQSLNPLFIIVLAPLFGWLWPAMARRGFEPSSAAKFSAGLVFAAAGFGLMMMAAWQVVDGADQVSSLWIVSSLLLLTLGELCLSPVGLSTMTELAPMSMRGQIMGIWFAATALGNLVAGLIGGHVSPEHVTQLPELFGRCALALLIGAVILMILIKPIRRLLAHSRTAEPGISETSQ; the protein is encoded by the coding sequence ATGGCAACTTCCTCTGAACGCGGTTTTTTTAGTCATCCGCGCCCGCTGGGGCCGCTCTTTTTCACCGAGATGTGGGAGCGCTTCTCCTTTTATGGCATTCGCCCGCTTCTGGTGCTCTACATGGCGGCGACGCTTGCCGACGGTGGGCTGGGCATTCCACGCGACACGGCCGCCGCCATCGTAGGCATCTTCGGTGGCATGATTTATCTGAGCACGCTGCCGGGCGGCTGGCTGGCCGATAACTGGCTGGGCCAGCGTCGCGCCGTCTGGTACGGCTCGGTTCTGATTGCCCTGGGGCATCTGTCCATTGCGCTATCGGCGCTTTGGGGCGCGCCCATGTTTTATATTGGCCTGATTCTGCTCGTGCTGGGCTCGGGAATTTTCAAGACCTGTATCTCGGTCATGGTAGGCACCCTTTATGAAGAGGGAGATGCCCGCCGCGACGGCGGCTTCTCGATCTTCTACATGGGCATCAATCTTGGCGCCGTCATTGCCCCGCTCATCACGGGGCTTGCCATGGAAAGCGGCGGCTGGCACTGGGGCTTTGGCGCTGGCGGCCTCGGCATGCTGATCGCCCTGATCATCTTCCGACTCACCGCCATCCCGACCATGAAGCGCTTTGACCGGGAGCACGGGCGCGAGTCGAACTGGGACGCACCGGTCAACCAGCGCCGACATGTCGGCATTGGCGTCGCGGCATGCCTGCTGCTGGTGGCGCTGATCACGGCACTCGGCCTGACCGGCGTCATCACTTTCAATCCGGTCGCCATCGCCACCACCATGAGCTATGTGGTAGGACTGTGCGTGCTGGGCTGGTTCATCTATCTGATGTTTTTCAGCGGCCTCAATCGCCATGAGCAGGCCCGTGTCATTGTCTGTCTGATCCTGTTCATGGCGGCGGCGCTGTTCTGGGCTTCGTTCGAGCAGCAACCTACCTCCTATAACCTGTTTGCCTCGGACTACACCGACCGCCAGGTGCTGGGCTTTGACATTCCGGTACTCTGGTTCCAGTCGCTCAACCCGCTGTTCATCATCGTGCTGGCACCGCTGTTTGGCTGGCTGTGGCCGGCCATGGCGCGTCGCGGCTTCGAGCCGTCAAGCGCCGCCAAGTTCAGCGCCGGGCTCGTGTTTGCGGCGGCAGGCTTTGGCCTGATGATGATGGCGGCCTGGCAGGTGGTGGACGGTGCCGATCAGGTGTCGTCGCTGTGGATCGTCTCAAGCCTTTTGCTGCTGACGCTGGGCGAGCTCTGTCTGAGTCCGGTGGGGCTGTCGACCATGACCGAGCTGGCACCGATGTCCATGCGCGGCCAGATCATGGGCATCTGGTTTGCCGCTACCGCACTGGGCAACCTGGTCGCCGGGCTGATCGGTGGTCACGTCAGCCCCGAGCACGTCACCCAGCTGCCCGAACTTTTCGGCCGCTGCGCACTGGCGCTGCTGATCGGGGCGGTCATACTCATGATATTGATCAAACCCATACGCCGGCTGCTGGCCCACAGCCGTACCGCTGAACCCGGCATTTCGGAGACATCGCAATGA
- a CDS encoding aminopeptidase P family protein — translation MTALVDTPSQRIDALRRTMMASGINAWLVPSSDPHLSEYLPGHWQGREWLTGFTGSVGTLLVTHDFAGLWVDSRYWVQADKELSGSGIEMMKVAQGQQILAPIDWLNIHHPGSITLGLDGAVLPLAAHRAFKARLGDSATIKSDRDLLEEIWPDRPALPQAPVTSHDDTLAGQTRSERLAQLRQAMDEAGADAHLISTLDDIAWLFNLRGSDVDYNPVFLAHALVDAHHVRLFIDQDKVPAELREALADDGVFLHAYAEVLDALTRLPEGARLLIDPARVTLSLIQALPDQVSLVEAFQPTTLAKACKSEVEIDHVRAAMARDGAALCRFLCWLDETLVSETPITELTIDARLTAERTREKHFISRSFPTIAGFNANGALPHYRATESAHSSIEGQGLLLIDSGAQYLDGTTDITRVIPVGEPTAAQKADYTRVLKGMMALSRTRFPEGIEAPRLDAIARAPLWEAGLDYGHGTGHGVGYFLNVHEGPQVISRGAQPTPQTAMREGMITSIEPGLYRPNQWGIRIENLVANRLVTDVETLDGDAFLEFETLTLCPIDTRLIEPSLLREDEINWLDNYHRTVFERLAPKLDEPTRDWLAEKTQPLAG, via the coding sequence ATGACCGCTCTAGTCGATACCCCTTCACAGCGCATCGATGCCCTGCGTCGGACCATGATGGCCTCCGGCATCAATGCCTGGCTGGTGCCCTCCTCGGACCCGCATCTGTCGGAGTACCTGCCCGGTCACTGGCAGGGGCGCGAATGGCTGACCGGCTTCACCGGCTCGGTCGGCACGCTGCTGGTCACGCATGATTTTGCCGGGCTCTGGGTCGACAGTCGCTACTGGGTACAGGCCGACAAGGAACTCTCCGGCAGCGGTATCGAGATGATGAAGGTGGCCCAGGGCCAGCAGATTCTGGCGCCAATCGACTGGCTCAATATCCATCATCCCGGGTCCATTACGCTGGGCCTTGATGGCGCCGTGCTGCCGCTGGCGGCCCATCGCGCCTTCAAGGCACGACTGGGAGACAGCGCGACGATCAAAAGCGACCGGGATCTGCTCGAGGAAATCTGGCCTGATCGCCCCGCGCTGCCCCAGGCACCGGTCACGTCGCATGACGACACCCTTGCCGGCCAGACCCGCTCTGAGCGCCTGGCGCAGCTGCGCCAGGCCATGGACGAGGCTGGCGCCGATGCGCACCTGATCTCGACGCTTGATGACATTGCCTGGCTTTTCAATCTGCGCGGCAGTGACGTGGACTACAACCCGGTGTTTCTGGCCCATGCACTGGTGGATGCCCATCATGTCCGGCTGTTCATCGATCAGGACAAGGTGCCGGCGGAGCTCCGCGAAGCGCTGGCCGATGACGGCGTGTTCCTGCACGCTTACGCCGAAGTCCTCGATGCCCTGACGCGGCTGCCTGAAGGTGCGCGGCTTCTGATCGACCCGGCCCGGGTCACGCTGTCACTGATTCAGGCCCTGCCGGATCAGGTCAGCCTCGTTGAGGCGTTCCAGCCGACCACGCTTGCCAAGGCGTGCAAGAGCGAAGTCGAGATCGATCACGTTCGTGCCGCCATGGCCCGCGACGGCGCGGCCCTGTGCCGATTTCTCTGCTGGCTTGATGAGACGCTGGTCAGCGAGACACCGATCACCGAGCTGACCATTGATGCCCGCCTGACAGCCGAGCGCACGCGGGAGAAGCATTTCATCTCGCGCAGCTTTCCCACCATTGCCGGCTTCAACGCCAACGGTGCCCTGCCGCACTACCGGGCCACCGAGTCGGCGCATTCCAGCATCGAGGGTCAGGGGCTGCTCCTGATCGACTCCGGCGCCCAGTATCTCGATGGCACCACCGACATCACCCGGGTCATTCCGGTCGGCGAGCCCACCGCCGCCCAGAAGGCCGACTATACCCGCGTGCTCAAGGGCATGATGGCGCTGTCGCGCACCCGCTTTCCGGAAGGCATCGAAGCCCCGCGGCTGGACGCCATCGCCCGGGCACCGCTATGGGAAGCCGGTCTGGATTACGGCCATGGCACCGGCCACGGGGTGGGTTACTTTCTCAACGTCCATGAAGGCCCCCAGGTGATCTCCCGCGGGGCGCAGCCTACGCCGCAGACCGCCATGCGCGAGGGCATGATCACCTCGATCGAGCCGGGGCTCTACCGCCCTAACCAATGGGGCATTCGCATCGAAAACCTGGTGGCCAATCGTCTCGTAACAGACGTCGAAACTCTGGATGGCGACGCTTTCCTCGAGTTCGAGACGCTCACCCTGTGCCCCATCGACACCCGCCTGATCGAGCCTTCACTGCTGCGCGAGGACGAGATCAACTGGCTCGATAACTATCACCGCACGGTGTTCGAGCGTCTGGCGCCAAAACTGGATGAGCCCACCCGCGACTGGCTGGCAGAGAAGACGCAGCCACTGGCCGGATAA
- the ilvD gene encoding dihydroxy-acid dehydratase has product MLRAVGFSDEDFTKPQVGIASTWSRVTPCNSHINVLADAASDGADEAGGKGVVFNTITISDGIANGTEGMKYSMISREVIADSIETVAGCEGFDGVVAIGGCDKNMPGCMMGLARLDRPGIFVYGGTILPGEGHTDIVSVFEAMGAHSQGNMDLIDVKRIEETAIPGPGSCGGMYTANTMASAIEALGMSLPNSSAQNAVSQTKQDDSREAGAAVLKLLELDIKPSDIMTRKAFENAITVVISLGGSTNAVLHLIAIANTIGVELTLDDFTEIGKRVPVVADLRPSGHYMMSELVAIGGIQPLMKILLDAGLLHGDCLTVTGQTLAENLADVAPYPEGQNIIKPLNNPVKASSHLRILYGNLAPEGSVAKITGKEGTRFTGKARVFNSEEEAQARINDLTVVAGDVLVIRYEGPRGGPGMREMLTPTSAIMGRGLGDKVALITDGRFSGGSHGFVVGHITPEAFNGGPIALVEDGDQITIDAENDVMTLHIDEAEMTRRREAWQRPKPRYTRGAMAKYARTVSSASLGALTDLPDADDLT; this is encoded by the coding sequence ATGCTGCGCGCCGTGGGTTTCAGTGATGAGGATTTCACCAAGCCGCAGGTCGGGATCGCCTCGACCTGGAGTCGTGTCACTCCGTGCAACAGCCACATCAATGTGCTGGCGGATGCCGCCAGTGACGGCGCTGACGAGGCCGGCGGCAAGGGCGTGGTGTTCAATACCATCACCATCAGTGATGGCATTGCCAACGGCACCGAGGGCATGAAGTACTCGATGATCTCGCGTGAGGTCATTGCCGACTCCATCGAGACCGTCGCCGGCTGCGAAGGCTTTGATGGCGTGGTGGCCATCGGCGGCTGTGACAAGAACATGCCCGGCTGCATGATGGGCCTGGCCCGTCTCGACCGCCCCGGCATCTTCGTTTACGGCGGCACCATTTTGCCGGGCGAAGGCCACACCGATATCGTTTCGGTGTTTGAAGCAATGGGCGCCCACTCCCAGGGCAACATGGACCTCATCGACGTCAAGCGTATCGAGGAAACCGCGATTCCCGGGCCCGGCTCGTGTGGCGGCATGTATACCGCCAACACCATGGCCTCGGCCATTGAAGCGCTGGGCATGAGCCTGCCGAACTCCTCGGCGCAAAACGCCGTGTCGCAGACCAAGCAGGACGATAGCCGTGAAGCCGGCGCTGCCGTGCTCAAGCTGCTCGAGCTCGACATCAAGCCGTCCGATATCATGACCCGCAAGGCGTTTGAAAACGCCATCACCGTAGTCATCAGCCTGGGCGGTTCCACCAATGCGGTGCTGCACCTGATTGCGATCGCCAACACCATCGGCGTGGAACTGACGCTGGATGACTTTACCGAGATCGGCAAGCGCGTGCCGGTGGTGGCGGATCTGCGTCCCAGCGGTCACTACATGATGAGCGAGCTGGTCGCCATCGGCGGTATTCAGCCGCTGATGAAGATTCTGCTCGACGCGGGACTGCTGCATGGCGACTGCCTGACCGTCACTGGTCAGACGCTGGCCGAGAACCTGGCAGACGTTGCGCCCTATCCGGAAGGTCAGAACATCATCAAGCCGCTGAATAATCCGGTGAAGGCCTCCAGCCACCTGCGCATTCTCTACGGCAATCTGGCACCGGAAGGTTCGGTGGCCAAGATCACCGGCAAGGAAGGGACGCGCTTTACCGGCAAGGCTCGCGTGTTCAACTCCGAAGAGGAGGCCCAGGCGCGCATCAATGATCTGACCGTGGTCGCCGGCGACGTGCTGGTGATTCGCTACGAAGGTCCGCGCGGCGGTCCGGGCATGCGCGAAATGCTCACGCCCACGTCGGCCATCATGGGGCGTGGCCTGGGCGACAAGGTGGCGCTGATCACCGATGGTCGCTTCTCCGGCGGCAGCCACGGTTTCGTCGTGGGTCACATCACACCGGAAGCCTTCAACGGCGGACCGATCGCGCTGGTCGAGGATGGCGATCAGATCACCATTGATGCCGAAAACGATGTCATGACCCTACATATCGATGAGGCCGAAATGACGCGCCGCCGCGAGGCCTGGCAGCGTCCGAAGCCGCGCTATACCCGCGGTGCGATGGCCAAGTACGCCCGCACCGTCAGCTCGGCTTCGCTCGGCGCCTTGACCGACCTGCCGGATGCCGACGATCTGACCTGA
- a CDS encoding fumarylacetoacetate hydrolase family protein, producing the protein MAFQPVFTDGRTFADSLGKIVCVGRNYAAHARELNNEVPTAPLLFIKPASSATPMRERIRVPRHLGEVHFETEVALLVGRRLCRARPEEVLEAIAGVGLALDLTLRDVQSRLKDKGHPWERAKGFDGACPISEFVPFDSEQMALDDLRFTLTIDGERRQTGHTAMMLFNAVDLMVEISRSFTLEPGDVVLTGTPEGVGALPEGARLLLSLEGHFEITARS; encoded by the coding sequence ATGGCCTTTCAGCCCGTCTTCACTGATGGACGCACGTTTGCCGATTCTCTGGGCAAGATTGTATGCGTGGGGCGCAACTATGCCGCCCATGCCAGAGAGCTCAACAACGAAGTGCCCACTGCGCCGCTTCTGTTTATCAAGCCCGCTTCCAGCGCCACGCCCATGCGTGAGCGCATTCGCGTGCCGAGACATCTCGGCGAGGTGCATTTTGAAACCGAAGTGGCTCTTCTGGTGGGCCGCCGGCTGTGTCGTGCCCGTCCCGAAGAGGTGCTCGAGGCGATTGCCGGCGTGGGCCTGGCGCTGGATCTGACCCTGCGTGATGTGCAGTCACGGCTCAAGGACAAGGGCCACCCCTGGGAGCGGGCCAAGGGCTTTGATGGCGCCTGTCCAATCAGCGAGTTCGTGCCTTTTGACTCTGAGCAGATGGCGCTGGATGATCTGCGATTTACCCTCACCATTGACGGTGAGCGCCGCCAGACCGGGCATACGGCCATGATGCTGTTCAACGCCGTTGATCTCATGGTTGAAATATCGCGTTCGTTTACGCTCGAGCCCGGCGATGTGGTACTGACCGGTACGCCGGAAGGGGTAGGGGCGCTGCCTGAAGGTGCGCGGCTGCTCCTGTCGCTGGAAGGGCATTTCGAGATCACGGCCCGCAGCTGA
- a CDS encoding phytanoyl-CoA dioxygenase family protein — protein MSAVHAQRHNTLMEDPYPTRLATAPERRWLPRQEKTLRGPEEGPLTREQREEFRRKGFVFIPDFLDEVELEDYQRELEALLERDDYRDQDFTITEPSSNDIRSIFAMHFLSEKFGQLAQSPKLVKSVEQLIGEDVYVMQGRINYKPGFEGKGFDWHSDFETWHAEDGMPRMNAVSASIVLTDNHEFNGPLMLIPGSHEKFVPCIGETPENNYKSSLKKQEAGVPSREALAELVAEHGIEAPKGRAGGLLLFDCNTLHGSNANMSPDARSNIFFVFNQRDNALDAPFAASRHRPDFLAHTPDGRWRDLAL, from the coding sequence ATGTCAGCTGTACATGCACAGCGTCACAACACGCTGATGGAAGACCCGTACCCGACGCGCCTGGCGACGGCGCCCGAACGTCGTTGGCTGCCGCGTCAGGAAAAGACCCTGCGCGGGCCGGAGGAAGGGCCCCTGACCCGTGAGCAGCGTGAGGAGTTCCGCCGGAAAGGGTTCGTGTTCATTCCGGACTTTCTCGATGAGGTCGAGCTTGAAGACTATCAGCGCGAGCTTGAAGCGCTGCTTGAGCGCGATGACTACCGCGATCAGGACTTCACCATCACCGAGCCGAGCAGCAATGACATCCGCTCGATCTTTGCCATGCATTTTCTCTCGGAAAAATTCGGTCAGCTGGCGCAGTCGCCGAAGCTGGTCAAAAGCGTCGAGCAGCTGATCGGTGAGGATGTCTACGTGATGCAGGGGCGCATCAACTACAAGCCCGGCTTTGAAGGCAAGGGATTTGACTGGCACTCCGATTTCGAGACCTGGCACGCCGAGGACGGCATGCCGCGCATGAACGCCGTGAGTGCCTCGATCGTGCTCACCGATAACCATGAGTTCAACGGTCCCCTGATGCTGATTCCGGGCTCGCACGAAAAGTTCGTGCCCTGTATCGGCGAAACGCCGGAAAACAACTACAAGAGCTCGCTGAAAAAGCAGGAAGCGGGTGTGCCGAGTCGCGAGGCACTGGCCGAGCTGGTGGCAGAACACGGTATCGAGGCACCCAAGGGGCGCGCCGGCGGGCTACTGCTGTTTGACTGCAATACGCTTCATGGCTCCAATGCCAATATGTCGCCGGATGCACGCAGCAATATCTTTTTCGTGTTCAACCAGCGCGATAACGCTCTTGATGCGCCGTTTGCAGCAAGCCGGCATCGCCCCGACTTTCTGGCCCATACACCGGACGGTCGCTGGCGCGATCTTGCTCTGTAA
- a CDS encoding C40 family peptidase yields MPSHTAFRYALNQLSTALLIAALLVTALPLTATQAHARQLIQPEHGTASELRSKRKREQARARQLGLSETQLKKAAAQGRSIVPSGSTRAIAAGVDNFNYKKYAFNEEIDRPGEIAMARAMDTVMDQVGRPYLWGGTTPQAGFDCSGLIYYAFRDLLSAELPRTANGMYHWSQSTPVALDSLKRGDLVFFRIKAASAADHVGVYLGDGKFVQAPRTGENIRVSSLSGDYWQRHYLGARRLLTGDTVRQLASR; encoded by the coding sequence ATGCCCTCGCATACTGCGTTTCGCTACGCCCTGAACCAGCTGTCCACCGCTTTGCTGATTGCGGCACTGCTGGTGACCGCCCTGCCCCTGACGGCAACGCAGGCGCACGCCCGTCAGCTGATCCAGCCGGAACACGGCACGGCCAGCGAACTGCGCTCCAAGCGCAAACGAGAACAGGCGCGTGCCCGCCAGCTGGGCCTGTCCGAAACCCAGCTCAAAAAGGCGGCGGCTCAGGGCCGCTCGATTGTCCCCAGCGGATCGACTCGAGCCATTGCAGCGGGTGTGGATAACTTCAACTACAAGAAGTATGCCTTCAACGAAGAGATTGATCGGCCCGGCGAAATCGCCATGGCACGTGCCATGGATACCGTCATGGATCAGGTTGGTCGGCCCTATCTCTGGGGGGGCACCACGCCCCAGGCCGGCTTCGACTGTAGCGGCCTGATCTATTACGCCTTTCGCGATCTGCTCTCCGCAGAACTGCCGCGCACCGCCAATGGCATGTATCACTGGTCACAGTCCACCCCAGTGGCCCTTGATTCCCTCAAGCGCGGTGATCTGGTCTTTTTCCGCATCAAGGCCGCCAGCGCCGCCGACCACGTGGGCGTCTACCTGGGCGATGGCAAGTTCGTCCAGGCTCCGCGCACCGGTGAAAACATTCGTGTCAGCTCGCTTTCCGGCGACTACTGGCAGCGCCACTATCTGGGCGCGCGTCGTCTGCTGACCGGCGACACCGTGCGCCAGCTCGCCTCGCGCTGA